DNA sequence from the Anopheles merus strain MAF unplaced genomic scaffold, AmerM5.1 LNR4000992, whole genome shotgun sequence genome:
AGATTTCGTTTCTTACGGCTtgctgaatgaaaaaaaaaatcaaagtcaTCATACGTATAGTGCGGATAATCAATGGACGTTAAAGGGCAGTAAATCGAGTATCGATGTATCGGGCTGATAAACTATGTACAAACTTCGAcattattttgcaattttcataTTATTTCACATAAAATCCttaatttttaaatacttttttaaACTAATTGATCAAAAATAACAATCCAAACATTGTATTTATTACACAATGTTGTCTTACGTTTTGATTGGTTTGTTTCTCGATGCGAAACAAAATTAAAGTTTGTTCTCAAGGAGTGTTCTTCTCTGTTTATTTATACTATTTTTACAATCAAACTGCCATCTATTGATGACCATCTCCATCAAATCGGGCGTTTTTCCTCAGAACGCAAATAATTATGTGCTCTTGCAAATTCACGAACCATATTAGTCCATCGGCCGTTGGGCAAACCGATGAAATTCATCGGAAGCGCAAACTTTATCTTTTCGTTCAAGGATTTCCATTGAACAAATCATTGTTGATTTAAGCGGCAGCAATCCCGGAAGCGTACAAACGTCAgtcaaacacattttaaactCGGTGCTGCTTTCGGGACGCAAAACTTTACAGGTCATAAATATTGCCAAGGTCGCATCGAACTGTAACGCTGGGCACGGTTTCTAGGGAAACCAGAAGAAAACATCAGCGCGGACAATCAACAAAACGGTAAATCCCTTTGCCGGtgtcgcttttcttttttcattccatttcatttcaaatccTGCAAATCTATCCCCCTTGTTTGGGGATGTTTGTGATGGGAAGAACTCAAAAAATGGCTGAAGGGCAAAAAGGCATGTTTGAATTGAGAGGAAGAAAGAAGAATCCCCGAAAAGGTACCAGTACGAACCTTAACCACTATTTGCTCAACAAATTCGGCTCGGCGCATTTGTGCGCCACAAAGCTAATCCGCCAGCAGATTAgagtttttcttccatttttttcggTTACAGTAAATAGCGGTGAACTTTCGGGTACACCAGTAGGAGGAAGCAAACCAgggtaaatttaaaaaaaaggcagcaatgttaaaattttaaaagggAACCTAGATTTTGGTGCAAATGTTGAAAGTGATAAAAAGAATTGATTACAGCGCGAAGCTGTACGTACATCAATTGTATTATTTGGGTAAAATTCATGCTTATCCTCCAGCACGATTTTTCTTGTACAAAAACttgaaaacacacatacaccatgCTCAAAACACGTGTCAGTTCACGAAATTTTAACGTATTTCGTTGGCCATTTAAAATTCATGCCGTACGCAACAAATCTCGGCTGACGATGCCTAAGATTTCTTTCCACCACCGCTGCTCCGTTGAAGGTGAACAGCAAAGCATATAAACCTCACTGCGGTACCGTAATGGTTTggcgtattttatttttgtttgcacacCGCTCGGTACCCATGCTGCCGCTTTTCAAAGAGGCAACAAATATTTCAACACTataaaacagaaataaaattcaattttccacgGAATGAATTTGATTATTCGTGCGGAAGTGTTTGTAACACCCACCGCTTTCTGCAAAATCTCGCCTGGAATGTTCGCTCGCGTACGACGTGGGGAAAGACAGGGACAGACAGCACGATATGGCTGGTTTGACgtagaagagaaaaaaggcaacaacaaaaaaaaaccgacgaCAAACACTCCATTGAGTGAGATGGAGCAAAGGGCAACAAAGAATCACGGCATAGTGATTTGTCACCGCGCTTACAAGCGACACCAAAGTTGGACGGTTCGCTCGGCAAACGTGGTACACAAACCCTCCCAGTACTAAGACGTTCGCTCGTTCGATCGTCCGGAACATTGCGTCTCAAGCTGCTTGGTTGGCAAGTTTCGAGCGGGAAAATGTTTCACTAAACGCAAGAAATGCGTTTCCCGGTGGAGAGGGTTGGGGTGCGGTTGGAAAGGGGATCTGTAAATTCATTGATGTTATGTCAAGATGAGACCAACCTACTCGGGTTTGCCACACTTGGAATGCACATTGGTAATGCACTATGCACTATGGTAGGGGAAACCCGTTATCGTTCCACTAATGGCAGGTTGATCCATCAATCGTCGGTCAAATGGTTCGAAGCGACTAAAAATCAGCGAAGCAAATCAGTTAGAGTGGCAAATAATAGATCTTGAAAGTCGAAACGCACTTCAGCGATCGTTTCGGGTACTGCACTGCAGATGCTATTCATGAGCAGCAATGCATAGCActgcaatgtaaaatatttgtaCGATTACGTATCAAAACAGTGCTTACTTTGTACTAGATTTAAAacgttaattatttttattcaaatagtTTGTAAAGAGAAACTTACTTTCGATTAATATCAAATTCAACGAGAAAATTCAAAAGTTCCAGGTAGAAGCTAGTGTTTATAGCATTAAATTTgctaatataaaaatatttttccaaaGCTGTTGCTTTTGGAAAAATGGTTCTGTAATGTCGATCACCAGTATGTGAAACACTACGTAAATCTTTTTATACCTTTATTGGTAGTTTggtattgtttttctttactatttaaatgttttttttaagcaatacggcctttttggaccgttactcctgaataaaaaaaaatgctattttTAGCTCAAGACAgctataaaaacaaaaacaactctTACCATCTTTGCAACGACTCAACGAGCTCTGGCTGACGAATTTAAAGCAATACCGCACTCCAGTGAGCGCACACAATTTCAAACAGGATCGACTTACTTTCGAGCAGCTTCCTGGAATATTTTACGCTGCCTTATATTTAGCAACTACGCACACCGATGTTCGAAATACGTACTTTGAAATCCCGTGCTTAGATGTTTAGGAATGGAAAGCATGGCTTTCGTTCGACATTTTGATGACGTTCATGGTTCGGTGTGTTTATACTTTCAATCTTGCTCAGCATGCAGTATTTCAGGAGGCGTATTATTTAAAGATTCAAAACAAAGTTATTTAAACCATTTAACGGTAGCATCACACGACGTATATATTTAGCAATATTTTCATTGGCTCCGATCAGGTGTCTTGAAATACACTTTACGTCTGCAACTATTTTGATGAATCAATATCAATCATCGTACATCGTACATTCTTCAGGGTAGCAGGTTATTCGATAAATACAAtgtttccccgagttacgcgaataatgcgttccggaaacattcgcgtaactcggattttcgcgtaagtcgaatatcaCATTTTAAAGCCAAAATATACTTaattaataatgatttttgattgaatttagtttatttatgtAATTCGTGTAGAAAATTAggttatttctgttttttttgtgatataAAGCTTTTggaaaaattgcaatttttttttcatttgacaattgaaGGAGATAAGTATTAATTTGAGatatgaactgtcaaaaataaaaatttgcgAAACTCAAGTGTcacgtaactcggggaaagattGTACATCCTTTTTACTTAGAGCTCAGTAAACAGAtattaaatgaattttaatctttgtttcattatttattattcactATTACTATAAAGTCCTATGTAACTCATCCCTTCACAAAGCCGTTCCTTGTGTAATACAAAGGATGCATATTCTCCTCAGTTAACTCTATTTATTGGCATCCTCTTAAAACATGAGCATCATCGTTTATTCAACACAAAAACCTTCATTCTGTTccgtcttttttttgcttctgccCCGTTTCAGGAGTGCTCGATCTTTGTGTTCGAAAAGCGGACGGCCGAAAAGCTGCACAAACCAAAGCGGAAGGAGACGGTTACGGAAATTTTGCGAGCATCGGTAAAGCAGCTGGAACGATTTCGGCACCCCAAGGTATGCAGGGGGAAACTGAATAGCAAAGCTGCAACGCTACTGTTGCACACTCTGGCTGGCCGACCAGAGAACCGGGCAGGAACTGAGTGCATCCGGAAcgcgtttgtgtttaatatttATGCCTTCCTATCATACTTTCTCCACCCACCCGGTATACTTCACAGATACTGCAGATCATGCACACGGTCGAGGAAAGCTCGGAAACGCTCTCATTCGCTACCGAGCCCGTCATCGCCAGCTTGGCCAACATCCTGGCCTATCAGGTAAGTGTCCTCAGATACTGTTGCTAGCCGTTAAGCTATCGTGTTTCAGCGTCGCCAGTGGGATGTTAAGCTGTGTTGTTTGAAATGACACTGTTTGAGATCAACAAAACCAGAATCGGCTGGAGTGTCGCCCGCTACAGTGCAATGAACGAATGCCCGCGTAGGGATGATTAAAgcgagccaaaaaaaaaattactctCCACGAACGAAACAAAGACTTTCGAGTTTATCACACTTTCTACAATTATCCCGCAGCAATGTTGATTTTAAGCTGCACCTAATAACAATTGACTGGATTTGCTGGAGCGAGACGACTGTTTTACAACC
Encoded proteins:
- the LOC121603275 gene encoding SCY1-like protein 2, which produces MRPTYSGLPHLECTLECSIFVFEKRTAEKLHKPKRKETVTEILRASVKQLERFRHPKILQIMHTVEESSETLSFATEPVIASLANILAYQ